A single window of Acanthopagrus latus isolate v.2019 chromosome 1, fAcaLat1.1, whole genome shotgun sequence DNA harbors:
- the alkbh5 gene encoding RNA demethylase ALKBH5 gives MAASGYSDLREKLKSMTPHREEEKQKYVDGTSNGSGKGRKRKYRESDDEEFDYSDDNAELREQEAHRVRSSILQKNIFTPEECALIEEKIDDVVAQGDAGLYREHTVDRAPLRNKYFFGEGYTYGSQLEKRGPGQERLYRKGEVDEIPSWVHELVIKRLVSSGVIPEGFVNSAVINDYQPGGCIVSHVDPLHIFARPIVSVSFFSDSALCFGCRFQFKPIRVSEPVFVLPVRRGSVTVLSGYAADDITHCIRPQDIKERRAVIILRKTRPDAPRLDSGSSSPVERPVPLKAKRSHRRADPDAAHRPRVLEMDKEENRHPSVSRHRRHSISSENYWRRGQNSDKHRESSGRKVKMRRH, from the exons ATGGCAGCCAGCGGATACTCTGACCTGAGGGAGAAGCTGAAATCCATGActccacacagagaggaggaaaaacagaaatacgTGGACGGGACGAGTAACGGCAGCGGTAAAGGTCGGAAGCGCAAGTATCGAGAGTCCGACGACGAGGAGTTTGATTACAGCGATGACAACGCGGAGCTCCGGGAGCAGGAGGCCCACCGGGTGAGGAGCAGCATCCTGCAGAAGAACATCTTCACCCCGGAGGAGTGCGCCCTCATCGAGGAGAAGATCGACGACGTTGTCGCTCAAGGAGATGCTGGACTTTACCGTGAGCACACCGTGGACAGAGCACCCCTCCGCAATAAGTACTTCTTCGGGGAGGGGTACACGTATGGATCCCAGCTGGAGAAGCGTGGGCCGGGTCAGGAGAGGCTGTACCGCAAAGGAGAGGTGGATGAGATCCCAAGCTGGGTGCATGAGCTGGTGATCAAGCGTCTGGTGTCCAGTGGCGTGATCCCGGAGGGTTTCGTCAACAGTGCAGTCATCAATGATTACCAACCAGGTGGCTGCATTGTTTCACATGTAGATCCCCTGCACATCTTTGCACGACCCATCGTCTCAGTGTCCTTCTTCAGCGACAGCGCTCTCTGCTTCGGCTGCCGCTTCCAGTTCAAGCCGATCAGGGTGTCTGAGCCGGTGTTCGTCCTGCCTGTGAGGAGAGGGAGTGTCACAGTACTCAG TGGTTACGCTGCTGACGACATCACCCACTGCATCAGACCTCAGGACATCAAGGAGCGGCGTGCAGTTATCATCCTTAGAAA GACCAGACCCGATGCTCCTCGACTCGACTCTGGCAGCTCTTCTCCTGTAGAGAGACCCGTTCCACTGAAAGCTAAACGGTCACATCGCAGAGCAGACCCTGATGCTGCTCACAG gCCGAGAGTTCTAGAGATGGACAAAGAGGAGAACAGACATCCGTCAGTGTCGCGCCACCGTCGTCACAGCATCAGCTCAGAGAACTACTGGAGACGTGGTCAAAACTCTGACAAACACCGGGAGAGTTCAGGACGCAAAGTCAAAATGAGACGTCATTGA
- the mief2 gene encoding mitochondrial dynamics protein MID49, giving the protein MYFQGNRRRGEDGITVVIDFLLSNARLVLGVGGAAMLGIATLAVKRLIERAGRAADDEKVEQKMAESWEELSLVSASPTMIRKGIEGVVMKHVAKAAKQQKADLCQQPQASSLEVQPKPESESKRLQLCVLSLQERLQQYYHTRAALSPHEVQRAQSLALDICTEIQGFLHSRHPDMPLGEMSLGGSLLDDLQVVTADHACLLVPLQLEASLWRLVPGEETLLTHPLHWMVRRINLEYFPRGLSYWDRYLVGGYLSSEAVVNMFNKAVMETVNWPSISSTMDCLVRPVPGGPELRIEIRPGNGEDRARCSDQPLFISMLPLLREGDVVLTAQPELTSPWVNAWHLSLYPWETQRLTQLDTADDGHRRQTLKTLKAVCRLNPALRPLEAAPLANLILHLSDGESDWSESSLDVRFQQCITELIGYLEQGALHSYFKPAVNLLSSLSEDQVDQMGFMLYCAVSEPEILLI; this is encoded by the exons ATGTACTTCCAGGGCAACCGGAGGCGAGGAGAGGATGGCATCACGGTGGTGATTGACTTCCTGCTGTCGAATGCCCGACTGGTTCTGGGAGTCGGCGGGGCTGCCATGTTAGGAATCGCTACATTGGCAGTGAAACGG ctgatAGAGCGCGCAGGCCGTGCAGCCGACGATGAGAAGGTGGAGCAGAAGATGGCTGAGAGCTGGGAGGAGTTGAGTCTGGTCTCTGCTTCCCCCACCATGATCAGGAAGGGCATAGAGGGAGTGGTGATGAAACATGTTGCCAAGGCCGCCAAACAACAGAAAG ctgacCTGTGCCAGCAACCGCAGGCATCCTCTCTGGAGGTGCAGCCCAAACCTGAGTCAGAGTCCAAGAGGCTGCAGCTGTGCGTCCTCAGCTTGCAG GAGCGGCTGCAGCAGTACTATCACACAAGGGCAGCACTGAGTCCACATGAGGTCCAGAGGGCTCAGTCTCTGGCTCTGGACATCTGCACTGAGATCCAGGGATTTCTGCACAGCCGTCATCCCGACATGCCCCTGGGAGAAATGAGCCTTGGAGGATCTCTACTGGATGATCTGCAG gtggtCACTGCGGACCATGCCTGTCTGCTGGTGCCTCTACAGCTGGAAGCCTCTCTGTGGCGCCTCGTCCCAGGAGAGGAAACTCTCCTCACACACCCGCTGCACTGGATGGTCCGACGGATCAACTTGGAATATTTTCCCAGAGGACTCAGCTACTGGGACAG GTACCTGGTGGGTGGATACCTGTCCTCAGAAGCTGTGGTGAACATGTTCAACAAGGCTGTCATGGAAACTGTGAACTGGCCGTCCATCAGCAGCACCATGGACTGTCTCGTCAGGCCTGTACCGGGAGGACCGGAACTGAGAATAGAGATTAG ACCTGGAAATGGAGAAGACCGGGCACGCTGCAGTGATCAGCCCCTTTTTATCTCCATGTTGCCTCTGCTGAGGGAGGGGGACGTGGTTCTGACCGCCCAGCCGGAGCTCACCTCTCCCTGGGTCAACGCCTGGCACCTGTCCCTCTACCCGTGGGAGACTCAGCGCCTGACTCAGCTCGACACCGCTGACGACGGACACCGCAGACAGACACTTAAAACCCTTAAGGCGGTGTGCAGGCTGAACCCCGCCCTGCGACCACTCGAAGCCGCTCCACTGGCCAATCTCATCCTGCACCTCAGCGACGGCGAGAGCGACTGGTCTGAGAGCAGCCTGGATGTGAGATTCCAGCAGTGTATCACAGAGCTGATTGGCTACTTAGAACAAGGGGCGTTACACAGTTACTTCAAGCCAGCTGTCAACCTGCTGAGCAGCTTGTCAGAGGACCAGGTGGATCAGATGGGCTTCATGCTCTACTGTGCTGTGTCGGAGCCCGAAATACTGCTCATATAA